The Methanothrix sp. genome has a segment encoding these proteins:
- a CDS encoding NAD-dependent epimerase/dehydratase family protein, which yields MRKRKRIIHTLSKLLGEELCRSYHEDFGIKCAIFRPFNIYGPGQRADFLYQRSSPPFLGRGRGEDPEPKRVSFT from the coding sequence ATGAGAAAACGCAAGCGAATAATCCATACTCTAAGCAAGCTGCTCGGGGAAGAGCTATGCAGATCCTATCACGAGGATTTTGGAATCAAGTGTGCTATCTTCAGGCCATTCAATATCTACGGGCCAGGGCAGAGAGCCGATTTTCTATACCAAAGATCATCTCCTCCTTTCCTCGGGAGAGGTCGTGGTGAGGATCCCGAGCCGAAAAGGGTTTCGTTCACATAA